TCGCGGGGCATTTCGGTCGGCTCGCCGACTTGCACCACGCGACTTTGTCCGCAGCGATGACCGAGGACGGCAATCCGGCCGCCGATCAGTTCGAGGCGAACCCAGCCCGTTCGTTCGAGCAGGTTCCGTTCCTGCTTGGGCGAATCGCTGGCTTTGACTGCTGCAGAACTCCGGTCCACCGGTTCCTGGGCAGCTAAGAATGGACTGGAAAGAAGAGCCGGATCGCAGAATGTGCTACTGAAGAGTGCGAGGCACAAGGCCCTCGCAGTGCAAATTCCGCTGCCGCGCGCTGGGTCAACAAAACTTCCCCTCATGGCGAACCCCCATGCTTCGTGCAAACACGAATGTGGAGAGGAAGTGTGAAAACTGGCTTAAATGCTGCGGATTGGCGAAATCCGTTCGCCAACCTCAATCAAGCTGCGGCGTCAGTTGTTGTGGCAGGCTGCCCCTTCATCGCCCACAAATCGCGGGGTAACCGGTCATCATTCTTATCGACGTTCGTCGCTGTTTCGCCAAGAGCAATAGAACGTTTCGATGAAAAATCAACCAAGATTTCGCAACCATCGCCCGCGCTAGTGTAATAAGCCTTATGGCTTCATGCTAGCGGGCAGTTGACGAACTGCCGACTTACTGCAGCTTGCCGCGCGCGGCGACCGGAATCGTTTCGACAAGCTCACGTCCGCGGAAGCAGTGGAACTGTTCGTGCAGCATGATGGTAAGGTCGCCATAGCCGGGAATCAGTTCGAGCCGATCGCCAATCTTCAGAGAGTCGGGCGCACCTTCCACCAGCAGTGTGCCATGTTCGGCCGACAGCCATTGCACTTTTAAATCTGGCCGGTCTTTGACAAAGGGCTTGCCGATCTCGATGTTGAGCGTTTTGCGCCCCGCGTCGATGATCGCCCGCTCGGGAGTCGGCCGGCTGACGACGGTAGTGAGCACCGTGAGCGCGAATTGGAAGCCAGGAACCAGGCACAACTGACGATAGAACGCATCCATAAAGATGGCACCACCGGCCTGAATCTCGGTGATGCCGGGCTGTGTCGAGCAAAGATGGATCGTGCCGGTGCCGCCGCAGCTGACGAGATCGCATTGCAGCCCGTGACTGCCGATTAAGTGTTGCTGAGCAACGAGCAGTTCGAGCGATTCCTGCACACGACGTGATTTTTCTTCCTGATCGGCAACTGCCATCAGATGCCCCTCGTAACCCATGATGCCGACCAGTTCGAGTCCCGGTAACTTGTCGACTGCTTGCGCCAGAGCCAGTGTCGCAGCGCCCGGTTGCACGCCCACGCGATTCAAACCGATATCGACTTCCAAGATGCATCGCGCGCGTAGGCCCGCGCGATGCAAGGCTTCACTCAGCGGTTGTGCTTGATCCAGATGATC
Above is a window of Anatilimnocola aggregata DNA encoding:
- a CDS encoding DSD1 family PLP-dependent enzyme — its product is MTRDDLDTPALCLDLDAFDDNVRDVATLCALQNIDWRPHAKCHKSPIIGQRLIDAGAIGLTCAKLGEAEIFGAAGIQDLLIANMLVGPKKVARLVELRKIADPIVAVDHLDQAQPLSEALHRAGLRARCILEVDIGLNRVGVQPGAATLALAQAVDKLPGLELVGIMGYEGHLMAVADQEEKSRRVQESLELLVAQQHLIGSHGLQCDLVSCGGTGTIHLCSTQPGITEIQAGGAIFMDAFYRQLCLVPGFQFALTVLTTVVSRPTPERAIIDAGRKTLNIEIGKPFVKDRPDLKVQWLSAEHGTLLVEGAPDSLKIGDRLELIPGYGDLTIMLHEQFHCFRGRELVETIPVAARGKLQ